From Neodiprion pinetum isolate iyNeoPine1 chromosome 7, iyNeoPine1.2, whole genome shotgun sequence, a single genomic window includes:
- the LOC124223399 gene encoding splicing regulator SDE2, whose amino-acid sequence MPGVQITVGILGKTIFSIEEGVTAEEVGQRVARLTGFGVDDFYILQNGRLARGTDLCENAKAEIIPRLPGGKGGFGSMLRAIGAQIEKTTNREACRDLSGRRLRDINEEKRMKSWIDKQATREEEAAERKKRKLERLCAQPKHEFKDKNYENERSTLTEKVGDAVEEGFKMAMAGSSGVKRKNPSNGKGGRKKLALDSDIDSDELGSSSDDSSDLDSASDARVKSSSASSPETHTSQNVSEIKSNDAKVDDTTNSEKSEDPGEESEGHIAVSDANCFDRSTQSLVNETNDANPAVLREVPDKEIVT is encoded by the exons ATGCCGGGGGTACAGATCACCGTTGGAATTTTAGGGAAGACTATCTTCAGCATCGAGGAAGGTGTTACAGCCGAGGAGGTCGGACAGAGAGTCGCTCGATTGACG GGATTCGGAGTAGACGATTTCTACATCTTGCAAAACGGTCGTCTCGCCCGAGGCACGGACCTTTGCGAAAATGCAAAAGCTGAAATCATTCCACGCCTTCCTGGGGGGAAGGGCGGTTTTGGATCTATGCTGCGAGCCATCGGCGCTCAAATTGAGAAGACTACCAATCGGGAAGCGTGCCGCGATCTTAGCGGACGCCGCCTGAGAGACATCAACGAGGAGAAGAGAATGAAGTCTTGGATCGACAAGCAAGCGACTAGAGAAGAGGAGGCCGCcgagagaaagaagagaaaacttGAGAGGCTCTGCGCTCAGCCCAAACATGAGTTCAAAGATAAAAACTATGAAAACGAACGCTCGACTTTGACAGAGAAAGTAGGCGACGCGGTTGAAGAGGGATTCAAGATGGCCATGGCTGGAAGTTCCGGAGTGAAGAGGAAAAATCCGAGCAATGGCAAAGGCggcagaaaaaaattggccTTGGACTCGGATATTGACTCCGATGAACTTGGAAGCTCTTCTGACGACAGCTCGGACTTGGATTCTGCTTCGGATGCGAGGGTAAAGTCTAGTTCTGCCTCATCCCCGGAGACGCACACCTCGCAAAATGTCAGCGAAATTAAATCCAACGACGCAAAGGTGGACGATACTACAAACTCTGAAAAATCTGAAGACCCTGGCGAAGAGTCGGAAGGTCACATTGCAGTTTCCGATGCAAATTGTTTCGATCGTTCGACCCAATCTTTGGTAAACGAAACCAATGATGCTAATCCCGCAGTTTTGAGGGAAGTACCGGACAAGGAAATTGTAACttag
- the LOC124223389 gene encoding ovochymase-like: protein MKEHSGIVSSKSISHHDRMQPFSWFSLVLILWNVVAFVTTDITEHPSWMLLEHERCGNSNADRIIGGRNASLGTYPWLARIGYNEAPTNYSREKNELAYRCGGSLINKLYVVTAAHCVADLPVKLRVAGIRVGEHNTATDPDCENNFCGEPVQDFEPEQIVVHKDYNNPPFKNDIAIIRLNKPVNYSELVGPICMVRDHLLRKNMIGETAEVAGWGIYDIYDPKPSLLLQSVRLPIVDSERCVTAFRKYADIGNQQMCVGGVIGQDSCGGDSGGPLMKVEAVDGPPKYYLIGVVSFGAKHCGESRTPAVYSKISEYLPWILDNIFPHNTLPACFVVLDDFVCFFTQLVTLPAATMNRVGCRNCVLPVLLPILLHLFVPVYSQSSYGRQQPDCQTPRRVAGYCVEISRCPELVQLLQVRPQRPDTYDYLQQSQCGFQGRNPKVCCPAADGVATSTRPGGDQVNAGVGASNASTGSSNTATWDLSSNPHLPSTCGQDLTQRLVGGEKADIYEFPWMALLEYTKPSGRTTACGGVLISKRYVMTAAHCIKGKDLPSSWKLVGVRLGEYDTSTDVDCIQASETQRLCIDPAVTVGIEQQIVHEDYRPQSRDQTNDIALLRLSRDVAFTNYIRPICLPESTSLTERFFHIAGWGKTETRSESDVKLKLKVPLADTASCANTYQAASIRLGETQICAGGERGRDSCRGDSGGPLMSVKRSNDKLRWTAVGIVSLGPSPCGMENWPGIYTRVASFVPWILSKIRA, encoded by the exons ATGAAAGAACATTCGGGCATCGTGTCATCGAAATCTATTTCCCATCACG ACAGGATGCAGCCCTTTTCATGGTTTTCGCTCGTTCTCATCTTATGGAATGTCGTCGCCTTTGTCACGACGG ACATCACCGAGCATCCTAGCTGGATGCTGCTGGAGCATGAAAGATGCGGAAACAGCAACGCCGATCGAATAATAGGTGGAAGAAATGCATCTCTCGGAACTTATCCGTGGCTAGCGAGGATAGGTTACAACGAAGCTCCCACTAACTATAGCCGTGAAAAGAACGAGCTGGCATACAGGTGTGGCGGATCGTTGATAAACAAATTGTACGTTGTCACGGCTGCTCATTGCGTTGCTGATCTACCGGTCAA ATTGAGAGTGGCCGGTATCCGTGTCGGAGAGCACAACACGGCGACAGATCCGGactgtgaaaataatttctgtgGCGAACCGGTGCAGGATTTCGAGCCAGAACAGATAGTCGTTCACaaagattataataatccACCGTTCAAAAATGATATCGCCATAATCCGTTTGAACAAGCCAGTTAATTACAGCG AGCTCGTGGGCCCGATATGTATGGTCAGAGATCACCTGCTGAGAAAGAACATGATCGGGGAAACGGCAGAAGTTGCGGGTTGGGGGATCTACGACATAT ATGATCCGAAGCCGAGCCTTCTACTCCAGTCGGTCAGGCTTCCTATCGTTGATTCGGAGAGGTGCGTAACAGCATTCAGGAAATACGCTGACATCGGGAATCAGCAGATGTGCGTCGGTGGTGTGATCGGACAGGACTCCTGTGGGGGTGATAGCGGCGGTCCTCTGATGAAGGTCGAGGCCGTGGACGGGCCGCCAAAGTATTACTTGATCGGGGTCGTCTCATTCGGCGCTAAACATTGCGGGGAGTCGAGAACACCGGCCGTATATAGCAAAATCAGCGAATACTTACCCTGGATATTGGACAATATCTTTCCT CATAACACATTACCTGCGTGTTTCGTTGTGTTGGACGactttgtttgtttttttacccAATTAGTAACATTACCTGCAGCAACGATGAACCGTGTCGGCTGTAGGAATTGCGTACTGCCGGTACTCCTGCCGATTCTGTTGCATTTATTTGTTCCTGTTTACTCAC AATCATCTTACGGTCGTCAACAGCCCGACTGCCAGACCCCGCGGAGGGTCGCCGGCTACTGTGTTGAAATAAGCCGGTGCCCCGAGCTGGTGCAACTGCTTCAGGTACGCCCGCAGCGCCCGGACACCTACGACTACCTCCAGCAGTCTCAGTGCGGGTTCCAAGGCCGGAACCCCAAGGTATGCTGTCCCGCCGCCGATGGAGTAGCGACGTCGACCCGGCCCGGCGGCGACCAGGTGAATGCCGGAGTGGGCGCGAGCAACGCGTCGACAGGGTCGTCGAATACTGCCACCTGGGATCTCTCGTCGAATCCGCATCTTCCAAGCACTTGCGGACAGGATCTGACCCAGAGACTGGTCGGAGGCGAGAAAGCGGACATATACGAGTTCCCGTGGATGGCCCTTCTGGAGTACACGAAAC ctagCGGAAGAACAACCGCCTGCGGCGGAGTCTTGATAAGCAAGCGTTACGTGATGACCGCTGCCCACTGCATCAAGGGTAAGGACCTCCCGTCCAGTTGGAAGCTCGTCGGAGTCCGGCTAGGCGAATACGACACTAGCACCGACGTCGACTGCATCCAGGCGTCCGAGACGCAAAGACTCTGCATAGACCCCGCGGTGACGGTCGGCATCGAGCAGCAGATCGTCCACGAGGACTACAGGCCACAGTCCCGGGACCAGACCAACGACATCGCCCTACTCAGACTCTCGCGCGACGTCGCATTCACGAACTACATACGCCCTATCTGTCTGCCGGAAAGCACCTCGCTGACGGAGAGGTTTTTCCACATTGCAGGCTGGGGAAAGACGGAGACCAGGTCCGAGTCTGACGTCAAGCTTAAGCTGAAGGTGCCCCTCGCCGACACGGCCAGTTGCGCCAACACGTATCAGGCGGCGTCGATCCGCCTCGGAGAAACTCAAATTTGCGCCGGAGGTGAGCGGGGACGCGACTCTTGCCGGGGCGATTCCGGGGGACCCTTGATGTCCGTGAAGAGGAGCAACGACAAGCTCCGGTGGACGGCCGTCGGAATAGTCTCCTTGGGTCCGTCACCTTGCGGCATGGAAAACTGGCCGGGTATATACACCAGAGTCGCCAGCTTCGTACCCTGGATACTTTCTAAGATTAGGgcgtaa